A genomic region of Dickeya solani IPO 2222 contains the following coding sequences:
- a CDS encoding ATP-binding protein, with translation MKPLGSLSRQIVRSMTLLALSVTLMMVVGSYIFYSLMLTISPESLSSSDQLMPTTMEWFWMAATTLLALVIAVVLAIRLARRILVPLNSVAHSLRQIAEGELNARAETDDYSLGEAALLVRDFNTMAERLERMAQERAFWNAAIAHELRTPVTILRGRLQGLTEGVFEPDIGLFRNLLTQVEGLGRLIEDLRVVGLAESGHLELRWTQTRLSDEVMAVVSAFEPTLQHDGFTLALALGDQVVQCDPVRIRQALLALLENAQKHADPGRLCIRAGVDGGRAFLSVEDGGPGIDPQLADQIFEAFQRGEQSRSGNSKGSGLGLAVVQAIAQAHGGQASCCPSPSGGARFELRWPAAGRISGLSVSGQSINGQSISGQSINGQSSNGPSVSGQSGTV, from the coding sequence ATGAAACCGCTGGGTAGCCTGAGCCGCCAAATCGTGCGTTCCATGACGCTGCTGGCGCTGTCCGTCACCCTGATGATGGTAGTCGGTTCCTACATCTTCTATTCGCTGATGTTGACTATTTCGCCGGAAAGCCTGTCGTCGAGCGATCAGTTGATGCCGACGACGATGGAATGGTTCTGGATGGCGGCCACCACCCTGCTGGCGTTGGTGATCGCGGTGGTGCTGGCTATCCGGCTGGCGCGCCGCATTCTGGTGCCGTTGAATTCGGTGGCGCACAGCCTGCGCCAAATCGCCGAAGGCGAACTGAACGCGCGTGCTGAAACCGACGATTACTCGCTGGGCGAAGCGGCGTTGCTGGTGCGCGACTTTAACACCATGGCGGAGCGGCTGGAGCGTATGGCGCAGGAGCGGGCGTTCTGGAACGCCGCCATCGCGCACGAACTGCGTACGCCGGTTACTATTTTGCGCGGTCGGTTGCAGGGGTTGACCGAAGGCGTGTTCGAACCGGATATCGGGTTGTTTCGCAATCTGCTGACGCAGGTGGAAGGGCTGGGGCGACTGATTGAGGATTTGCGGGTGGTGGGGTTGGCGGAAAGCGGTCATCTGGAACTGCGCTGGACGCAAACCCGCCTGTCTGACGAGGTGATGGCGGTGGTGAGCGCGTTCGAACCCACGCTGCAACATGACGGATTTACTCTGGCGCTGGCGCTGGGGGATCAGGTGGTGCAGTGCGACCCGGTGCGGATTCGTCAGGCGCTGCTGGCGTTGCTGGAGAATGCGCAGAAACACGCCGACCCCGGCCGGTTATGTATCCGGGCGGGCGTGGATGGCGGGCGGGCGTTCCTGAGCGTCGAAGACGGCGGCCCCGGCATCGACCCGCAGCTCGCCGATCAGATTTTTGAAGCCTTCCAGCGCGGTGAACAGTCGCGTTCGGGCAACAGCAAAGGCAGCGGGCTGGGGCTGGCGGTGGTGCAGGCGATTGCTCAGGCGCACGGCGGTCAGGCGAGCTGCTGCCCGTCGCCGTCCGGCGGCGCGCGGTTCGAACTGCGCTGGCCGGCGGCCGGCCGGATCAGCGGGCTGTCGGTCAGCGGACAATCGATCAATGGGCAATCGATCAGTGGACAATCGATCAACGGGCAATCAAGCAACGGACCGTCAGTCAGCGGACAATCAGGGACGGTCTGA